The following are encoded together in the Streptomyces sp. NBC_00341 genome:
- a CDS encoding acetate--CoA ligase family protein, giving the protein MLGSTHGTLTTDFRARVVACGEEPHAAVHSMTTAAAEGGLDVSGRPLHAAVPDLDRFFRPESVAVIGASDTDGRPNTGITRQLIAWAERVGARLYPVHPTRESVFGRACSPSVSELPEQVDLAVLLVGDPLPVIEELAHAKVKFAVAFASGFAETGAEGAAAQARLAAAVERSGLRLLGPNTNLNAFEEFRDDLEGPAIALITQSGHQGRPVYTLQELGVRLSHWAPTGNEADLETSDFISYFSQRPEVGAIACYVEGLKDGRSFLLAADRAARAGVPVVAVKVGRTETGARMAASHTGKLTGADQVVDAAMRQFGVIRVDGLDELQDTAALLARARKPLADGVVVYSISGGTGAHFSDLATAAGLDIPVLSEEKQAELHTWIPDYLNVANPVDNGGHPVGDWRGRKIIDAILADPSVGVLICPITGPFPPMSDKLAQDLVDAAEATDKLVCVVWGSPVGTEDAYRTTLLGSSRVATFRTFGNCITAVKAYLDHHRFAASYRSPFDEAPRTPSPSFRKAQALMRPGHQLSEHAAKQLLRAYGIRVPREQLVTSAAAAVRAAGLVGYPVVMKASGAQLAHKTELGLVKVGLTSASQVRDAYRELTDIARYEDIELDGILVCQMIERGVEMMVGVTQDALFGPTVTVGLGGVLVEVLHDAAVRVPPFGEDQARAMLGELRGRALLEGVRGGAPVDVDALVEVVLRVQRMALELGDDLSELDINPLMVLGRGQGAVALDALAVCR; this is encoded by the coding sequence ATGCTTGGATCGACTCACGGCACCCTCACCACCGACTTCCGCGCCAGGGTGGTGGCCTGTGGCGAGGAGCCGCACGCCGCCGTCCACAGCATGACGACCGCCGCTGCGGAAGGCGGTCTCGACGTCAGCGGCCGTCCGCTGCACGCGGCCGTCCCGGACCTGGACCGGTTCTTCCGGCCCGAGTCCGTGGCTGTCATCGGCGCGTCCGACACCGACGGCCGACCCAATACCGGGATCACCCGGCAGCTGATCGCCTGGGCCGAGCGCGTCGGGGCGCGGCTGTATCCCGTGCACCCCACGCGGGAGTCCGTCTTCGGGCGGGCGTGCTCTCCTTCCGTGTCCGAACTGCCGGAACAGGTGGACCTGGCGGTGCTGCTGGTCGGTGATCCGCTCCCGGTGATCGAGGAACTCGCGCACGCCAAGGTGAAGTTCGCCGTCGCCTTCGCGTCCGGTTTCGCGGAGACCGGGGCGGAGGGCGCCGCCGCGCAGGCCCGGCTGGCCGCCGCGGTGGAGCGGTCGGGGCTGCGGCTGCTCGGGCCGAACACCAACCTCAACGCCTTCGAGGAGTTCCGGGACGACCTGGAGGGGCCGGCGATCGCACTGATCACCCAGTCCGGCCACCAGGGGCGCCCCGTCTACACCCTTCAGGAACTGGGCGTGCGGCTCTCGCACTGGGCGCCCACGGGCAACGAGGCGGATCTGGAGACCTCCGACTTCATCTCGTACTTCTCCCAGCGCCCCGAGGTCGGGGCCATCGCCTGCTACGTGGAGGGGCTCAAGGACGGGCGTTCCTTTCTGCTCGCCGCCGACCGGGCCGCACGCGCCGGGGTCCCGGTGGTGGCGGTCAAGGTCGGGCGGACGGAGACGGGGGCCAGGATGGCCGCGTCACACACCGGCAAGCTGACCGGCGCCGACCAGGTCGTCGACGCGGCGATGCGGCAGTTCGGCGTGATCCGGGTGGACGGCCTCGACGAACTCCAGGACACCGCCGCCCTCCTGGCGCGGGCCCGTAAGCCCTTGGCCGACGGGGTCGTCGTGTATTCGATCTCGGGCGGCACGGGCGCGCACTTCTCGGACCTGGCGACCGCGGCGGGCCTGGACATCCCGGTCCTGTCCGAGGAGAAGCAGGCCGAGCTGCACACCTGGATACCCGACTACCTGAACGTGGCGAACCCGGTCGACAACGGCGGACACCCGGTCGGTGACTGGCGCGGCCGGAAGATCATCGACGCGATACTCGCGGACCCCTCGGTCGGGGTGCTGATCTGTCCGATCACCGGCCCCTTCCCGCCGATGAGCGACAAGCTCGCGCAGGACCTGGTGGACGCGGCCGAGGCCACGGACAAGCTGGTGTGCGTGGTGTGGGGTTCGCCGGTCGGTACGGAGGACGCCTACCGCACGACGCTGCTCGGCTCCTCGCGCGTCGCCACCTTCCGTACCTTCGGCAACTGCATCACCGCGGTGAAGGCCTATCTGGACCACCACCGCTTCGCCGCCTCCTACCGCTCCCCCTTCGACGAGGCGCCGCGCACGCCGTCGCCCTCCTTCCGCAAGGCGCAGGCACTGATGCGTCCGGGCCACCAGCTGAGCGAGCACGCGGCGAAGCAGCTGCTGCGGGCGTACGGGATCCGGGTGCCCCGCGAACAGTTGGTGACCAGCGCCGCGGCAGCCGTCCGGGCGGCCGGGCTGGTCGGCTACCCCGTCGTCATGAAGGCGTCCGGCGCACAGCTGGCCCACAAGACCGAACTGGGCCTGGTCAAGGTCGGGCTCACCTCCGCCAGCCAGGTGCGGGACGCCTACCGCGAGCTGACCGATATCGCGCGCTACGAGGACATCGAGCTGGACGGAATCCTGGTCTGCCAGATGATCGAGCGGGGCGTGGAGATGATGGTCGGCGTCACGCAGGACGCGCTGTTCGGCCCGACCGTGACCGTCGGGCTCGGCGGCGTACTGGTCGAGGTGCTGCACGACGCGGCGGTGCGGGTGCCGCCCTTCGGTGAGGACCAGGCGCGGGCGATGCTCGGTGAACTGCGCGGCCGGGCCCTGCTGGAAGGGGTGCGCGGCGGGGCGCCGGTGGATGTGGACGCGCTCGTCGAAGTGGTGCTGCGGGTGCAGCGGATGGCGCTGGAACTGGGCGACGACCTGTCCGAGCTGGACATCAACCCGCTGATGGTGCTGGGCCGCGGGCAGGGCGCGGTGGCGCTGGACGCACTCGCGGTCTGCCGCTGA
- a CDS encoding flavin reductase family protein, whose product MAATAVRYLRSVGAATAVAPVPVDPLPRPALRAVSDDERLPVDPGEFRRVLGHFASGVTIVTAHDPDGVGGTAGPAGFACQSFASLSLDPPLVTFMVARTSTTWPRIARAGAFCVNILGAEQGALCRSFAVSGADKFAGVSHTPAPATGSPLLDAVPAWVDCRIQAVHTGGDHLIVVGRVEALGSADGDGNGPLLFHQGAFGRFSR is encoded by the coding sequence ATGGCCGCAACCGCCGTCCGCTACCTCAGGTCCGTCGGCGCCGCGACGGCCGTCGCTCCGGTGCCGGTCGATCCACTGCCGCGCCCGGCCCTGCGGGCCGTCTCCGACGACGAGCGGCTGCCCGTGGATCCGGGCGAGTTCCGCCGGGTGCTGGGGCACTTCGCGAGCGGGGTCACCATCGTCACCGCGCACGATCCGGACGGGGTCGGCGGCACAGCCGGTCCGGCGGGCTTCGCCTGCCAGTCGTTCGCCTCGCTCTCGCTGGACCCGCCGCTGGTCACGTTCATGGTCGCCCGCACGTCGACGACCTGGCCGCGCATCGCCCGCGCCGGGGCCTTCTGCGTGAACATCCTGGGCGCGGAACAGGGCGCGCTGTGCCGGTCGTTCGCGGTCAGCGGGGCCGACAAGTTCGCCGGGGTGAGCCATACCCCCGCTCCCGCGACCGGGTCGCCGCTGCTGGACGCCGTGCCCGCCTGGGTCGACTGCCGCATCCAGGCCGTCCACACGGGCGGCGACCACCTGATCGTGGTCGGCCGGGTGGAGGCGCTGGGGTCGGCGGACGGGGACGGGAACGGGCCGCTGCTCTTCCATCAGGGGGCGTTCGGACGCTTCAGCCGCTGA
- a CDS encoding CDP-diacylglycerol diphosphatase: MNDEKTSNELTRRRFVAFSGVIGAAALLTGVEAAAGRTASAAVPTYADTDPAPDMCPTPPPGGTPACPPAQLQPLCGSPADNDPLWRDVQYCTHGKPLPPGQNPPACLKVTSDYVVLNGRPSSRHNFLLTPSCRITGIECPFIETSGAPNYWNDAWDNARSGGSVPVQYPNIGLGINSQNARFLDQLHIHMAGVRASTQRRLQELETMGRMATSPAQWDAVKYRVAVTGSDGTGDRTYRALRLTDLGTNLFAQLQEHVVKPNGLSMANQTLIVVPKMTATGFAGAFYVLNSDSSLHDGTNTCDHLLVYS; this comes from the coding sequence ATGAATGACGAAAAGACTTCGAACGAGCTGACTCGGCGCCGGTTCGTGGCGTTCTCCGGCGTCATCGGTGCGGCGGCGCTCCTGACCGGCGTGGAAGCGGCGGCCGGACGCACCGCCTCTGCGGCCGTCCCGACGTACGCGGACACAGACCCCGCCCCCGACATGTGCCCCACGCCGCCTCCTGGGGGAACGCCGGCCTGCCCCCCTGCCCAGCTCCAGCCCCTCTGCGGCAGCCCTGCCGACAACGATCCGCTGTGGCGGGACGTCCAGTACTGCACGCACGGAAAGCCGCTGCCCCCCGGGCAGAACCCTCCCGCCTGCCTGAAGGTGACCTCGGACTACGTCGTACTGAACGGCAGGCCGTCGAGCCGGCACAACTTTCTCCTGACTCCCAGTTGCCGGATCACCGGTATCGAATGCCCGTTCATCGAGACCTCCGGCGCACCGAATTACTGGAACGACGCGTGGGACAACGCCCGGAGCGGAGGGAGCGTGCCCGTGCAATACCCCAATATCGGTTTGGGGATCAATTCGCAGAACGCCCGGTTCCTCGACCAGTTGCACATTCACATGGCCGGTGTCCGGGCGAGCACACAACGGCGGCTGCAGGAACTGGAGACGATGGGCCGCATGGCCACCAGCCCCGCGCAATGGGACGCCGTGAAGTACCGGGTAGCGGTCACGGGATCGGACGGGACGGGGGACCGTACGTACCGAGCCCTCAGGCTGACCGATCTCGGGACGAACCTCTTCGCGCAGTTGCAAGAGCACGTGGTGAAGCCGAACGGGCTGAGCATGGCGAACCAGACACTGATCGTGGTGCCGAAGATGACGGCTACGGGATTCGCCGGGGCCTTCTACGTCCTCAACAGCGACTCCTCGCTCCACGACGGCACGAATACGTGTGACCACCTTCTCGTGTACAGCTGA
- a CDS encoding MFS transporter yields MLSDVPQTTKSPAPDARRRTASEARPQPRIHRAWIVAAVTFVTIIGGAAFNSLPGLLIDPLHTEFDWSRGEIGLAVSLDMALYGLTAPFAAALMDRFGIRRVVVVALSAVAAGALASVWMTAAWQLMIYWGVLVGLGSGSMAMAFSATVTNRWFVARRGLVTGILTAAGASGQLVFLPLCAWIIDRHGWRPASVTVALAALAVVPFVWLLLRDHPADVGVAPYGGEYADKPAPARGVASRTLRVLFDAARTGPFWLLAGTFAICGATTNGLIRTHFVPSAHDHGMPITAAASLLAVIGIFDIIGTVFSGWLTDRFDARRLLAVYYALRGISLLFLPMLMAPTVHPPMVFFIVFYGLDWVATVPPTLALCREQYGEDSAIVFGWVLASHQVGAALVAFLGGVARDHFGSYDMVWYASGAMCATAALMALVIRRGSASAAVL; encoded by the coding sequence ATGCTGAGTGACGTGCCCCAGACAACGAAATCTCCCGCCCCGGACGCCCGCCGGCGGACCGCCTCCGAGGCGCGGCCCCAGCCGCGTATCCACCGCGCGTGGATCGTCGCCGCCGTCACCTTCGTGACGATCATCGGCGGCGCGGCCTTCAACTCCCTCCCCGGGCTGCTCATCGACCCGCTCCACACGGAGTTCGACTGGTCGCGCGGGGAGATCGGCCTCGCGGTCTCCCTCGACATGGCGTTGTACGGGCTCACCGCGCCGTTCGCGGCGGCGCTGATGGACCGGTTCGGCATCCGCCGGGTCGTGGTCGTCGCGCTCAGCGCGGTCGCCGCCGGGGCGCTGGCCAGTGTCTGGATGACGGCCGCGTGGCAGCTGATGATCTATTGGGGTGTGCTCGTCGGCCTCGGCAGCGGCTCGATGGCGATGGCCTTCTCCGCGACGGTCACCAACCGCTGGTTCGTCGCCCGCCGGGGCCTGGTCACGGGCATCCTCACCGCGGCGGGCGCCTCCGGCCAGCTGGTGTTCCTGCCGCTCTGCGCCTGGATCATCGACCGGCACGGCTGGCGCCCGGCCTCGGTGACCGTCGCGCTCGCGGCCCTGGCCGTCGTCCCGTTCGTCTGGCTCCTGCTGCGCGACCACCCGGCCGACGTGGGCGTGGCCCCGTACGGCGGGGAGTACGCGGACAAGCCCGCGCCCGCCAGGGGTGTGGCGAGCCGGACCCTGCGCGTCCTGTTCGACGCCGCCCGCACCGGACCGTTCTGGCTGCTGGCCGGGACCTTCGCGATCTGCGGCGCCACGACCAACGGCCTGATCCGCACGCACTTCGTGCCCTCGGCGCACGACCACGGCATGCCCATCACCGCCGCCGCCTCACTGCTCGCGGTGATCGGGATCTTCGACATCATCGGCACGGTCTTCTCCGGCTGGCTCACCGACCGCTTCGACGCCCGCCGGCTGCTGGCCGTCTACTACGCGCTGCGCGGGATCTCGCTGCTGTTCCTGCCGATGCTGATGGCGCCGACCGTACATCCGCCGATGGTCTTCTTCATCGTGTTCTACGGACTGGACTGGGTCGCCACGGTCCCGCCGACGCTGGCCCTGTGCCGGGAGCAGTACGGCGAGGACAGCGCGATCGTCTTCGGCTGGGTCCTGGCCTCCCACCAGGTGGGCGCCGCCCTGGTGGCGTTCCTCGGCGGGGTCGCGCGCGACCACTTCGGCTCGTACGACATGGTCTGGTACGCGTCCGGGGCGATGTGCGCGACGGCGGCGCTGATGGCACTGGTGATCCGTCGTGGTTCGGCGTCCGCCGCCGTCCTGTGA
- a CDS encoding enoyl-CoA hydratase-related protein: MPSSPEDTTDHTDQHDPSGSPDSLILHATDNGVSTITLNRPEAMNAVTWDQRERVIALLAHASADPGIRAVVLTATGRGFCAGADLRGAPATGDRVPGDVARTIRLGAQRLIAAVLDCEKPVIAAVNGTAAGIGAHLAFACDLVLAAESAKFIEVFVRRGLVPDGGGAYLLPRLVGPQRAKELMFFGDSLPARDAERLGLVNRTVPDEELAATARAWAQRLAEGPTRSIALTKQLVNASLDADRATAFAAEAMAQEINMTTQDANEGVASFVERRAPKYRGI; this comes from the coding sequence ATGCCGTCCTCCCCCGAAGACACCACCGACCACACCGACCAACACGACCCGTCCGGATCGCCTGATTCATTGATACTCCACGCCACTGACAACGGCGTCTCGACGATCACCCTGAACCGCCCGGAGGCGATGAACGCCGTCACCTGGGACCAGCGCGAACGCGTCATCGCGCTGCTCGCACACGCCTCCGCGGACCCCGGGATCCGGGCCGTCGTCCTGACCGCCACCGGCCGGGGCTTCTGCGCCGGAGCCGATCTGCGGGGCGCACCGGCGACCGGCGACCGGGTGCCGGGCGATGTCGCCCGGACGATCCGGCTCGGCGCCCAGCGGCTGATCGCCGCCGTCCTGGACTGCGAGAAGCCCGTCATCGCGGCGGTCAACGGAACGGCGGCCGGTATCGGGGCCCATCTCGCGTTCGCCTGCGACCTGGTGCTGGCCGCCGAGTCCGCGAAGTTCATCGAGGTGTTCGTGCGCCGCGGCCTCGTACCGGACGGCGGTGGCGCGTACCTGCTGCCCCGGCTGGTCGGGCCGCAGCGCGCCAAGGAGCTGATGTTCTTCGGGGACTCCCTCCCGGCCCGGGACGCGGAGCGCCTGGGACTCGTCAACCGGACCGTGCCGGACGAGGAGCTGGCGGCGACCGCGCGGGCCTGGGCCCAGCGGCTGGCCGAGGGGCCCACCCGCTCGATCGCCCTCACCAAGCAGCTGGTCAACGCCTCGCTGGACGCCGACCGCGCCACGGCGTTCGCCGCGGAGGCGATGGCCCAGGAGATCAACATGACGACGCAGGACGCCAACGAGGGCGTGGCGAGCTTCGTGGAACGGCGGGCACCGAAGTACCGCGGGATCTAG
- a CDS encoding DUF397 domain-containing protein, producing MSHGPGLTWFKSSYSGNEGAACLEVAYDWHKSSYSNNEGEACVEVATCPHTVHVRDSKVTDGPTFAVAPAAWTAFLGHAANG from the coding sequence GTGAGCCACGGACCCGGACTGACCTGGTTCAAGTCCAGCTACAGCGGCAACGAGGGTGCGGCCTGCCTCGAAGTCGCCTATGACTGGCACAAGTCCAGTTACAGCAACAACGAGGGCGAGGCCTGCGTCGAGGTCGCCACCTGCCCGCACACCGTCCACGTCCGCGACTCCAAGGTCACCGACGGCCCGACCTTCGCGGTCGCCCCCGCCGCCTGGACCGCTTTCCTGGGGCACGCGGCGAACGGCTGA
- a CDS encoding Uma2 family endonuclease translates to MSGAPDNGQGIDSERALKFAVRRTCGDRVQIIEGIIQPGAPNWDHEHTARVVRRQIEDRVDELGCVEGSGNLDLPGSSNWYVPDIAVVPEALARGAGALLPDQTLLVVEVTSESNAETDRAVKRRRYAEYRAPLYLLVDRIEGSVTLFSEPGHLGYTRVDGPHPFGAVLRLPDPFGLDLDTSGLASA, encoded by the coding sequence ATGTCCGGTGCGCCCGACAATGGCCAGGGCATCGACTCCGAACGTGCTCTGAAGTTCGCCGTGCGGCGGACCTGCGGGGACCGGGTCCAGATCATCGAGGGGATCATCCAGCCCGGGGCGCCGAACTGGGACCACGAACATACGGCCCGGGTGGTCCGTCGGCAGATCGAGGATCGTGTCGATGAGCTGGGGTGTGTCGAAGGCTCCGGAAACCTGGACCTGCCCGGTTCCTCGAACTGGTACGTCCCCGACATCGCCGTGGTCCCCGAGGCGCTCGCCAGGGGCGCCGGGGCGCTGCTCCCCGATCAGACGCTCCTCGTCGTGGAGGTCACGTCCGAGTCGAACGCGGAGACCGACCGCGCCGTGAAGCGCCGCCGGTACGCGGAGTACCGGGCGCCGCTGTACCTCCTCGTCGACCGGATCGAGGGCAGCGTGACGCTGTTCTCCGAGCCGGGGCACCTGGGCTACACCCGGGTGGACGGCCCGCACCCCTTCGGGGCGGTTCTGCGGCTGCCGGACCCGTTCGGCCTGGACCTGGACACGAGCGGGCTGGCATCGGCGTGA
- a CDS encoding DoxX family protein, with product MRTIWLDGAQWLAVLRIGLGLWWLESWRHKDKKGWFERGTGIAWASDVAGKHRWPVVRSGFEKIVAPRPKAMAYVVVYAELALGLGLVTGLLTPVALIAGLLLNLLYLVLMIHDWAEQGQNAMMALSSLVALFAMSWQTWSLDHAIGLFL from the coding sequence ATGCGGACGATCTGGCTCGACGGAGCCCAGTGGCTCGCCGTGCTCCGGATAGGCCTCGGCCTGTGGTGGCTGGAGAGCTGGCGGCACAAGGACAAGAAGGGCTGGTTCGAGCGCGGCACCGGCATCGCCTGGGCCTCGGACGTCGCGGGGAAGCACCGCTGGCCGGTGGTCCGCAGCGGCTTCGAGAAGATCGTGGCGCCGCGCCCGAAGGCGATGGCGTACGTCGTCGTCTACGCGGAACTCGCGCTGGGCCTGGGCCTGGTGACCGGCCTGCTGACCCCCGTCGCGCTGATCGCGGGGCTGCTGCTCAACCTGCTCTACCTGGTGCTGATGATCCACGACTGGGCCGAGCAGGGGCAGAACGCGATGATGGCGCTCAGCTCACTCGTCGCGCTGTTCGCGATGTCCTGGCAGACCTGGTCCCTCGACCACGCGATCGGACTCTTCCTGTGA
- a CDS encoding flavin-containing monooxygenase has translation MPDSTSAPGSPIPASATLTEDRPVYVIGGGPGGLAVAAALRAQGQRAVVLEKSGDVGASWRRHYDRLHLHTTRRWSALPGLPMPRRFGRWVSRDNVVRYLEKYAEHHELEVVTGVEVSRIDRAPDGTGWRLTATGGRELTGRAVVVATGFNHTPRIPDWSGRSTFTGELGHAADYRNPAPYAGKDVLVVGVGNTGAEIAVDLVEGGAARVRLAVRTAPHILRRSTAGWPAQGTGILVRRLPVALVDRAGGLLTRVSMPDLAEHGLPRPGTGLYSRVKDGAIPVQDVGLIKAVKGGRVLPVAAVESFDEDAVVLADGSRITPDAVIAATGYLRSLEGLVGHLGVLDDRGRPVVHGGRTPKQAPGLYFTGFTNPISGMLRELARDAEKIAKKLARTG, from the coding sequence ATGCCCGACAGCACATCTGCCCCCGGTAGCCCCATTCCGGCCTCCGCCACCCTCACAGAGGACCGGCCCGTCTACGTCATCGGCGGCGGTCCGGGCGGTCTCGCCGTCGCGGCGGCCCTGCGCGCACAGGGCCAACGGGCCGTCGTACTGGAGAAGTCCGGGGACGTCGGCGCGTCCTGGCGGCGCCACTACGACCGGCTGCACCTGCACACCACCCGGCGCTGGTCGGCCCTCCCGGGGCTGCCCATGCCCCGCCGGTTCGGCCGCTGGGTGTCCCGCGACAACGTGGTGCGCTACCTGGAGAAGTACGCCGAGCACCACGAGCTGGAGGTGGTGACCGGCGTCGAGGTCTCCCGCATCGACCGGGCGCCGGACGGCACCGGGTGGCGGCTGACCGCGACCGGCGGGCGCGAGCTGACCGGGCGGGCCGTCGTCGTGGCCACCGGCTTCAACCACACCCCGCGCATCCCCGACTGGTCCGGGCGCTCCACCTTCACCGGCGAACTCGGGCACGCCGCCGACTACCGCAACCCGGCCCCCTACGCGGGCAAGGACGTCCTCGTCGTGGGCGTCGGCAACACCGGGGCCGAGATCGCCGTCGACCTGGTGGAGGGCGGGGCGGCCCGGGTGCGGCTCGCGGTGCGTACCGCTCCGCACATCCTGCGCCGCTCCACGGCGGGCTGGCCCGCCCAGGGCACCGGCATCCTGGTGCGCCGGCTGCCGGTCGCGCTCGTCGACCGGGCCGGGGGCCTACTGACCCGCGTCTCGATGCCCGATCTCGCCGAACACGGCCTGCCCCGCCCGGGCACCGGCCTGTACTCGCGGGTCAAGGACGGGGCCATCCCGGTCCAGGACGTGGGACTGATCAAGGCGGTGAAGGGCGGTCGCGTGCTTCCGGTGGCGGCCGTCGAGTCGTTCGACGAGGACGCGGTGGTGCTGGCCGACGGGTCCCGGATCACCCCGGACGCCGTCATCGCCGCCACCGGCTACCTCCGCTCCCTGGAGGGGCTGGTCGGCCACCTCGGGGTGCTGGACGACCGGGGCCGGCCGGTGGTGCACGGCGGCCGTACGCCGAAGCAGGCCCCCGGGCTGTACTTCACCGGCTTCACCAACCCGATCAGCGGCATGCTCCGCGAGTTGGCCCGGGACGCGGAGAAGATCGCCAAGAAGCTCGCCCGCACGGGCTGA
- a CDS encoding thioesterase family protein: MSTGSYYERTDDHRFKPTAHASGAWSTDEVHFSPLGGLIVHAIDRHLADRQGERLLLSRISFDILGRLALDECEIRVETIRPGRTIELVEAVALIADRPVVRARAWCLAAIDTAEVAGGGADRLADPETLAPWRMADLWPGGYIASIDVRPLAPPRPGRTTAWISTPLDLVAGESACPVASFVALVDTANGIAVRQPPKAWTFPNVDLTIHLQRQPEGRWTGLDTTVVFGPTGQGITSTVLHDIHGPVGQAQQILTVRPV; encoded by the coding sequence ATGAGCACCGGCAGTTACTACGAGCGCACCGACGACCACCGCTTCAAGCCCACCGCCCACGCGAGCGGTGCGTGGAGCACGGACGAAGTGCACTTCAGCCCGCTCGGCGGCCTCATCGTCCACGCGATCGACCGCCACCTGGCCGACCGGCAGGGAGAGCGCTTGCTGCTGTCCCGGATCAGCTTCGACATCCTCGGCCGGCTCGCCCTGGACGAGTGCGAAATCAGGGTCGAGACCATCCGGCCCGGCCGCACCATCGAACTGGTCGAGGCCGTCGCCCTCATCGCGGACCGCCCCGTCGTACGCGCCAGGGCCTGGTGCCTCGCCGCCATCGACACCGCAGAGGTCGCCGGGGGCGGGGCCGACAGGCTCGCCGACCCGGAAACGCTCGCGCCCTGGCGCATGGCGGACCTCTGGCCCGGCGGCTACATCGCGTCCATCGACGTCCGCCCGCTCGCACCGCCCCGGCCGGGCCGCACGACGGCGTGGATCTCCACGCCCCTCGACCTCGTCGCGGGCGAGTCCGCCTGCCCGGTCGCGTCCTTCGTCGCGCTCGTCGACACCGCCAACGGCATCGCCGTACGCCAGCCCCCCAAGGCCTGGACGTTCCCCAACGTCGACCTGACCATCCACCTCCAGCGTCAGCCCGAGGGCCGCTGGACCGGACTCGACACCACGGTCGTCTTCGGCCCCACGGGCCAGGGCATCACCAGCACCGTCCTGCACGACATCCACGGCCCGGTCGGCCAGGCCCAGCAGATCCTCACCGTCCGGCCCGTATGA
- a CDS encoding Zn-ribbon domain-containing OB-fold protein, translating to MTTTGPATPAAAPAEAPPAPRYDLPEPDASTRPYWDAAAEGHLLLRRCRDCGRAHHYPREFCPHCWSEDVDWERASGRATLYTWSVVHRNDLPPFGARVPYIAAVVDLAEGPRMMTEVVECEESALAIGMELRVTFRQEEGREAVAVFRP from the coding sequence GTGACCACCACCGGACCGGCCACCCCGGCCGCCGCTCCTGCCGAGGCCCCGCCGGCCCCCCGCTACGACCTGCCCGAGCCGGACGCGTCCACCCGCCCCTACTGGGACGCCGCCGCCGAGGGCCACCTGCTGCTGCGCCGCTGCCGGGACTGCGGCCGGGCGCACCACTACCCGCGCGAGTTCTGCCCGCACTGCTGGAGCGAGGACGTCGACTGGGAGCGGGCCAGTGGCCGGGCCACGCTCTACACCTGGTCCGTCGTCCACCGCAACGACCTGCCACCGTTCGGCGCCCGAGTGCCGTACATCGCGGCTGTCGTCGACCTGGCGGAGGGGCCGAGAATGATGACGGAGGTCGTGGAGTGCGAGGAGTCCGCGCTCGCCATCGGGATGGAGCTGCGGGTGACGTTCCGGCAGGAGGAGGGACGCGAGGCGGTGGCGGTGTTCCGCCCGTAG
- a CDS encoding Scr1 family TA system antitoxin-like transcriptional regulator: MGDLIRIHRVRAGLTQKEAAEKLLMSESLLGAYERAERIPSLEFLHDGDKVLDAGGALKACCELMDGEKYPPKFVDWAKLERLARVISAYETMLIPGLLQTEAYAYALYRARVPAYTEAEIVRYVEARLERQAVLSRTPPPRVGYVIEESVLERPLGGPEVLKEQLRHLLDCIERFNHLTVQVMPTNQHTHAGLMGSMQLMSTAEGRNLVYVEAPGDDRLISKPEQVSDQLDLFGILRAQALNPWKSVEIIETKVRQL, encoded by the coding sequence GTGGGGGACCTGATTCGCATCCATCGGGTGCGCGCGGGCCTGACCCAGAAGGAGGCGGCGGAGAAGCTGTTGATGTCGGAATCCCTGCTGGGGGCGTACGAGCGGGCGGAGCGCATCCCGTCGCTGGAATTCCTGCACGACGGGGACAAGGTCCTGGACGCGGGCGGCGCGCTGAAGGCGTGCTGCGAGCTGATGGACGGGGAGAAGTACCCGCCGAAGTTCGTGGACTGGGCGAAGCTGGAGCGGCTCGCACGCGTCATCAGCGCGTACGAGACGATGCTGATCCCCGGGCTGCTTCAGACGGAGGCGTACGCGTACGCGCTGTACCGGGCGCGCGTACCGGCGTACACCGAGGCCGAGATCGTTCGGTACGTCGAAGCGCGACTGGAGAGGCAGGCGGTGCTGAGCCGCACGCCGCCCCCGCGCGTCGGGTACGTCATCGAGGAGTCGGTGCTTGAGCGGCCGCTCGGGGGGCCGGAGGTGCTGAAGGAGCAACTGCGGCATCTCCTGGACTGCATCGAGCGGTTCAACCATCTGACGGTGCAGGTGATGCCTACGAACCAGCACACGCACGCGGGGCTGATGGGTTCCATGCAGCTGATGTCCACAGCGGAAGGCCGCAATCTGGTGTACGTGGAGGCGCCCGGCGACGATAGGTTGATCTCGAAACCGGAGCAGGTGAGCGATCAACTCGACCTCTTCGGCATCCTGCGGGCCCAGGCGCTCAATCCCTGGAAGTCCGTGGAGATCATCGAGACGAAGGTGAGGCAACTGTGA